One Luteolibacter yonseiensis genomic window carries:
- a CDS encoding Fic family protein, producing MASPDPPPYTITPAILSLVAEIAGEMGRIGALSGAAQIPKLRRENRIRSIHASLAIENNTLSLDQVTALLSGRRVLGPAREIREVENAFAAYEVMPSWNPSSTKDLLAAHGLMLSGLVPDAGKFRTRSVGIAQGKQIVHLAPPADRVPGLMKDLLYWLKRTDAHPLIAGCVFHYELEFIHPFADGNGRMGRLWQTLILSQWNPLFAFLPVESVIRDRQASYYKVLANCDKAGNSTAFIEFLLGTLKTALNEAAASEPIAAGKSTKLAPSRHQVSILRQCRVETAIGALMAIAERSDRTKFRNQILKPLLDAGWVEMTLPDKPNSRLQKYRTTPAGQAVST from the coding sequence ATGGCATCGCCTGATCCTCCTCCTTACACCATCACCCCGGCGATCCTTTCGCTGGTGGCGGAAATTGCCGGGGAGATGGGACGCATCGGTGCTTTGTCGGGTGCTGCACAGATTCCCAAGCTTCGTCGGGAAAACCGTATCCGCAGCATCCACGCCTCGCTGGCGATCGAAAACAACACGCTCAGTCTAGATCAGGTCACCGCCTTGCTTTCCGGCAGGCGAGTGCTCGGTCCCGCCCGCGAGATCCGGGAAGTGGAGAACGCCTTCGCAGCCTACGAAGTAATGCCCTCGTGGAATCCATCTTCCACGAAAGACCTCCTGGCAGCCCATGGGCTCATGCTCTCCGGTCTCGTGCCGGATGCCGGTAAATTCCGGACCCGATCCGTGGGTATCGCCCAAGGGAAACAGATCGTCCATCTGGCACCTCCTGCCGACCGCGTGCCGGGTCTGATGAAAGACCTGCTGTATTGGCTCAAGCGCACAGACGCACATCCTCTCATTGCGGGCTGCGTGTTCCACTACGAACTGGAGTTCATCCACCCCTTTGCGGACGGCAACGGCCGGATGGGCAGGCTCTGGCAAACGCTGATTCTTAGCCAATGGAATCCGCTCTTCGCCTTTCTCCCTGTGGAATCCGTCATCCGCGATCGGCAGGCCTCTTACTACAAGGTTCTCGCCAACTGCGACAAGGCGGGAAACTCCACCGCCTTCATCGAATTCCTGCTTGGAACACTGAAAACGGCACTCAATGAAGCGGCCGCTTCCGAACCTATTGCCGCCGGAAAAAGCACCAAGTTGGCACCAAGTCGGCACCAAGTCTCTATCCTGCGCCAATGCCGCGTCGAAACCGCCATCGGAGCCCTCATGGCCATCGCGGAACGCAGCGACCGCACCAAATTCCGCAACCAGATCCTCAAGCCTCTTCTGGATGCCGGATGGGTGGAAATGACCCTCCCCGACAAGCCCAACAGCCGCCTCCAAAAATACCGGACCACCCCCGCAGGACAAGCGGTATCAACGTGA
- a CDS encoding GreA/GreB family elongation factor encodes MKPLILLNEADQSCLHSIIHRNSRPPYPDPEQADRLNHLLASSRPPTAGEKLLTHVEIGDHTTLISPLDSQDYYKFRIVMPDEADIDLDHISIFTPIAAAVLGRPVGEMVEWETPIGQRRMRIIAVRKQET; translated from the coding sequence GTGAAACCACTCATTCTCCTCAATGAGGCCGACCAATCGTGCCTCCATTCCATCATCCATCGCAACTCCCGGCCGCCCTATCCCGATCCGGAACAGGCCGACAGGCTAAACCACCTCCTCGCATCCTCGCGACCGCCGACAGCGGGTGAGAAACTGCTCACCCACGTCGAGATCGGCGACCACACCACCCTCATCTCGCCGCTCGATTCGCAGGACTACTACAAGTTCCGTATCGTCATGCCGGATGAGGCGGACATCGACCTCGACCATATCTCCATCTTCACCCCCATCGCCGCCGCCGTCCTTGGCCGCCCAGTTGGAGAGATGGTCGAATGGGAAACCCCGATCGGCCAACGCCGCATGCGCATCATCGCCGTCCGCAAACAGGAAACCTGA
- a CDS encoding 6-phosphogluconolactonase has translation MMSHTARFRVFENPDSASALVAAEIAQLIRERAILGRTAVLGLPAGASPLPLYAELIYQHREEGLSFKNVVTFNLDECMGLAGSHPHSFRSFMQRHFFDHVDLPPENIRFLSGNIADPDVTAHCASYERMIKKAGGIDYQVLGIGRNGHIGFNEPGTSPVSRTHRVELSDTTREDVADRFNGLKNVPTHAVTMGCGTILKARRISLLAWGSKKSRIVRSALCGPVSSRVAASYLQNHPSAQFILDPAAASAVQQA, from the coding sequence ATGATGTCCCATACCGCACGTTTCCGGGTTTTTGAAAACCCCGACTCCGCGAGCGCGCTGGTGGCGGCGGAGATCGCGCAGCTCATCCGTGAGCGGGCGATCCTCGGCCGCACCGCCGTGCTCGGATTGCCGGCGGGGGCTTCCCCCCTGCCCCTCTACGCCGAGCTGATCTACCAGCACCGGGAGGAAGGCCTGTCGTTCAAGAACGTCGTCACCTTCAATCTCGACGAATGCATGGGCCTCGCCGGCAGCCATCCCCACAGCTTCCGCTCCTTCATGCAGAGGCATTTTTTCGATCATGTGGACCTGCCGCCGGAAAACATCCGCTTCCTCTCGGGGAACATCGCGGATCCGGACGTCACCGCCCACTGCGCCAGCTACGAGCGCATGATCAAGAAGGCGGGAGGGATCGACTACCAGGTGCTGGGCATCGGCAGGAACGGCCACATCGGCTTCAACGAGCCCGGGACCTCCCCGGTATCGCGGACCCACCGGGTGGAACTGAGCGACACGACCCGCGAGGATGTGGCGGATCGTTTCAACGGGTTGAAAAACGTGCCAACCCACGCGGTGACGATGGGCTGCGGGACGATTTTGAAGGCGCGCAGGATTTCCCTGCTCGCATGGGGTTCCAAAAAATCCCGCATCGTCCGCAGCGCCCTCTGTGGACCGGTGTCGTCCCGGGTGGCGGCATCCTATCTCCAGAACCATCCTTCGGCACAGTTCATCCTCGATCCGGCGGCCGCATCGGCGGTGCAACAGGCGTGA
- a CDS encoding bifunctional aconitate hydratase 2/2-methylisocitrate dehydratase, which translates to MQLYQDYLAEIEERKSAGLHPKPIDSGELTAEIIAQIKDPSNGHRKESLDFLIFNTLPGTTSAAGEKARFLEEIILGKSVVEEISTPFAFELLSHMKGGASINTLLNLALGENAEISLQAAEVLKTQVFLYDADTSRLEKAYNAGNPVAKDILESYAAAEFFTKLPEVPEEVRVVTYIAAEGDISTDLLSPGNQAHSRSDRELHGKCMINEEAQAEIKALQRLHPDKSVMLIAEKGTMGVGSSRMSGVNNVALWTGKQASPYVPFVNLFPIVAGTNGISPIFLTTVSVTGGIGLDLKNWVKKTDAEGKIVTNDNGDPVLEQVYSVETGTILTINTKEKKLYGNGKVLADVSSAFTPQKLEFIKAGGSYAIVFGKKLQTFAAETLGIETPAVFAPAKEISHEGQGLTAVEKIFNRNAVGTTPGLTLHAGSDVRVKVNIVGSQDTTGLMTSQELEAMAATVISPTVDAAYQSGCHTASVWDKKAQANIPKLMSFMQGFGLITARDPKDGYHAMTDVIHKVLNDLTVDDWDITIGGDSHTRMSKGIAFGADSGTVALALATGEATMPIPESVKVTFKGILKPHVDFRDVVHATQAQMLKKFGDNVFQGRVIEVHIGTLPADQAFTFTDWTAEMKAKASICISQDETLIESLETAKSRIQIMIDKGMDNATHVLQGLIDKANNRILEIRSGSKPPLAPDANAKYRAEMVVDLDIIDEPMIADPDVNNEDVSKRYTHDVIRGLSYYEGSKTVDLGFVGSCMVHKGDLKIVSKMLRNLEQTYGKVEFNAPLVVAAPTYNIIDELKAEGDWDILQKYSGFEFNDNDPKGVARTEYQNMMYLERPGCNLCMGNQEKAEKGDTVMATSTRLFQGRVVEDSDRKKGESLLSSTPVVVLSAILGRTPSLEEYKSAVTGIDLTTFAPPVKELVSVF; encoded by the coding sequence ATGCAGCTATATCAAGACTACTTGGCAGAAATTGAGGAACGCAAAAGCGCAGGCTTGCACCCCAAACCCATCGATAGCGGCGAACTGACGGCTGAGATCATCGCCCAGATCAAGGACCCCTCCAACGGACATCGCAAGGAATCGCTCGATTTCCTGATCTTCAACACTCTTCCGGGCACCACCAGCGCGGCTGGCGAAAAGGCCCGTTTCCTTGAGGAAATCATTCTCGGCAAATCGGTCGTGGAGGAAATCTCCACCCCCTTCGCCTTCGAGCTGCTCTCCCACATGAAGGGCGGAGCCTCCATCAACACCCTCCTCAACCTCGCTCTCGGCGAAAATGCCGAAATCTCCCTGCAGGCCGCCGAGGTTCTCAAAACCCAGGTATTCCTTTACGACGCCGACACCTCGCGACTCGAAAAAGCCTACAACGCCGGCAATCCGGTCGCGAAAGACATTCTTGAAAGCTATGCCGCCGCCGAGTTCTTCACCAAGCTCCCGGAAGTTCCCGAGGAAGTCCGGGTCGTCACCTACATCGCGGCCGAAGGTGACATTTCGACCGACCTTCTCTCTCCCGGCAACCAGGCACACTCCCGCTCCGACCGCGAGTTGCACGGCAAGTGCATGATCAACGAAGAGGCACAGGCGGAAATCAAGGCCCTGCAAAGGCTCCACCCCGACAAGAGCGTCATGCTCATCGCGGAAAAAGGCACCATGGGCGTGGGATCCTCCCGCATGTCGGGCGTCAACAACGTCGCTCTCTGGACCGGCAAACAGGCCAGCCCCTACGTGCCTTTCGTCAACCTCTTCCCGATCGTCGCAGGCACCAACGGCATCTCCCCCATCTTCCTCACCACCGTCAGCGTCACCGGCGGCATCGGCCTCGATCTCAAGAACTGGGTCAAGAAAACCGACGCCGAAGGCAAGATCGTGACCAACGACAACGGGGATCCCGTTCTGGAGCAGGTCTACTCGGTCGAGACCGGAACCATCCTTACCATCAATACCAAAGAGAAAAAGCTCTACGGAAATGGCAAGGTGCTGGCCGATGTTTCCTCCGCTTTCACCCCGCAGAAGCTCGAGTTCATCAAGGCGGGCGGCTCCTACGCCATCGTCTTCGGTAAAAAGCTCCAGACCTTCGCCGCCGAAACGCTGGGCATCGAAACACCCGCCGTTTTCGCTCCCGCCAAGGAAATTTCCCATGAGGGCCAGGGACTCACCGCCGTCGAAAAAATCTTCAACCGCAATGCCGTCGGCACCACTCCCGGCCTGACCCTGCACGCCGGTTCGGACGTCCGCGTCAAGGTCAACATCGTCGGCTCGCAGGACACCACCGGCCTGATGACCTCGCAGGAGCTTGAGGCGATGGCGGCAACCGTCATCTCGCCCACGGTCGACGCCGCCTACCAATCCGGCTGCCACACCGCTTCCGTTTGGGACAAGAAGGCCCAGGCCAACATCCCCAAGCTGATGTCCTTCATGCAGGGCTTCGGGCTCATCACCGCCCGCGACCCGAAGGACGGCTATCACGCCATGACCGACGTCATCCACAAGGTCCTCAACGACCTCACGGTGGACGACTGGGACATCACCATCGGCGGCGACTCCCACACCCGCATGTCCAAGGGCATCGCCTTCGGCGCCGACTCCGGCACCGTCGCCCTGGCCCTCGCCACCGGCGAGGCGACCATGCCCATCCCCGAGTCGGTCAAGGTCACCTTCAAGGGCATTCTCAAGCCCCATGTGGACTTCCGCGACGTCGTCCACGCCACCCAGGCGCAGATGCTGAAAAAATTCGGTGACAATGTCTTCCAAGGCCGCGTCATCGAAGTCCACATCGGCACCCTTCCCGCCGATCAGGCTTTCACCTTCACCGACTGGACCGCCGAGATGAAGGCCAAGGCCTCCATCTGCATTTCTCAGGACGAAACCCTCATCGAATCGCTGGAAACCGCCAAGAGCCGCATCCAGATCATGATCGACAAGGGCATGGACAACGCGACCCATGTGCTGCAAGGCCTCATCGACAAGGCGAACAACCGCATCCTTGAAATCCGGTCCGGCTCCAAGCCGCCCCTCGCACCGGATGCCAATGCCAAGTATCGCGCCGAAATGGTCGTCGACCTCGACATCATCGACGAGCCCATGATCGCCGACCCCGACGTGAACAACGAGGATGTGTCCAAGCGCTACACCCACGACGTCATCCGCGGCCTCTCCTACTACGAAGGTAGCAAAACGGTCGACCTCGGTTTCGTCGGTTCCTGCATGGTTCACAAGGGAGATCTCAAGATCGTCTCCAAGATGCTCAGGAACCTCGAACAGACCTATGGCAAGGTCGAATTCAACGCTCCTCTTGTCGTCGCCGCGCCGACTTACAACATTATCGACGAACTCAAGGCCGAAGGCGACTGGGACATCCTCCAGAAGTATTCCGGCTTCGAATTCAACGACAACGATCCCAAAGGCGTCGCCCGCACCGAATATCAGAACATGATGTATCTGGAGCGACCCGGCTGCAACCTCTGCATGGGCAACCAGGAGAAGGCCGAAAAAGGCGACACCGTCATGGCCACCTCCACCCGCCTCTTCCAAGGCCGCGTGGTCGAAGACTCCGACAGGAAAAAGGGCGAGTCCCTGCTCTCCTCCACCCCTGTCGTCGTCCTCTCCGCCATCCTCGGCCGCACTCCGAGCTTGGAGGAATACAAATCCGCCGTTACAGGCATCGACCTCACCACCTTCGCCCCTCCTGTGAAGGAACTGGTATCGGTCTTTTAA
- the panC gene encoding pantoate--beta-alanine ligase, which produces MKIAENGSALGDVLKHSPGPRVLVPTMGAFHPGHISLMHKAREISGPEGTVVVSIFVNPIQFDRASDLEAYPRPMESDLAACEAAGVDVVFTPVADSMYFPDRSVTVTETLLSRDLCGAARPGHFDGVCTVVLKLFLLSGCDVAVFGEKDFQQLAIIRRMVRDLDVPVEIVSCPTMREADGLAMSSRNTRLTPEQRADAPRILRTLKAAAELGDVEAILARAREEIEASPLARIDYLSLVDAETLQPVTDLVRPAVLATAVFYGEVRLIDHVDL; this is translated from the coding sequence ATGAAAATTGCCGAAAACGGAAGTGCCTTGGGGGATGTGCTGAAGCATTCGCCCGGTCCACGCGTATTAGTTCCGACCATGGGAGCCTTCCACCCCGGCCACATCTCGTTGATGCACAAAGCCAGGGAGATCTCAGGACCGGAGGGGACGGTGGTGGTTTCGATTTTTGTGAATCCCATCCAGTTCGACCGGGCGTCGGATCTGGAGGCTTATCCGCGGCCGATGGAGAGCGATCTGGCGGCTTGTGAGGCGGCGGGGGTGGATGTGGTGTTCACGCCGGTGGCGGATTCGATGTATTTCCCGGACCGGTCTGTCACGGTGACGGAGACGCTGCTTTCCCGGGATCTGTGCGGGGCGGCGCGGCCGGGGCATTTCGACGGGGTGTGCACGGTGGTGCTGAAGCTTTTCCTGCTGAGCGGTTGCGACGTGGCGGTTTTCGGGGAGAAGGATTTCCAGCAACTGGCGATCATCCGCCGGATGGTGCGGGATCTGGATGTGCCGGTGGAGATCGTCTCCTGCCCGACGATGCGGGAGGCGGATGGCCTGGCGATGTCCTCCCGCAACACGCGGCTCACCCCGGAGCAGCGGGCGGACGCTCCGCGCATCCTGCGGACGCTGAAGGCGGCGGCGGAATTGGGCGATGTGGAGGCCATTCTGGCTAGGGCGCGGGAGGAGATCGAGGCATCCCCCCTCGCCCGGATCGACTACCTGTCGCTGGTGGATGCGGAGACCTTGCAGCCGGTGACGGATCTGGTGCGTCCGGCGGTGCTGGCGACGGCGGTGTTTTACGGCGAGGTGCGGTTGATCGATCACGTGGATCTATGA
- a CDS encoding RidA family protein, with protein sequence MSVQDQLTALGLTLPAVPTPVAAYVNCVRSGNLLFLSGGLPIDGEKKVIGKVPTDVSIDEAKEGARMIILNRLAVIQDEVGSLDKVKQIVALNGFVNSEADFYGHPQVINGASELLVEIFGDKGRHSRTALGAASLPLNVAVEINLIVEIEA encoded by the coding sequence ATGTCCGTCCAAGATCAACTCACCGCCCTCGGCCTCACCCTGCCCGCAGTCCCCACGCCCGTCGCCGCCTACGTCAACTGCGTGCGCAGCGGCAACCTGCTTTTCCTCTCCGGAGGTCTGCCGATCGATGGTGAGAAGAAAGTCATCGGCAAGGTGCCTACGGATGTCTCCATCGACGAGGCCAAGGAAGGCGCGCGCATGATCATCCTGAACCGTCTTGCCGTCATCCAGGACGAGGTCGGCTCGCTGGACAAGGTGAAGCAGATCGTGGCGCTGAACGGATTTGTGAACTCCGAGGCGGATTTCTACGGACACCCCCAGGTCATCAACGGCGCGTCCGAGCTGCTGGTGGAAATCTTCGGCGACAAGGGCAGGCACTCGCGCACCGCGCTGGGCGCCGCGTCCCTGCCGCTGAATGTGGCGGTGGAGATCAACCTCATCGTCGAGATCGAAGCCTGA
- the acnA gene encoding aconitate hydratase AcnA, producing the protein MDTLRTFKTGSGVEGRFHSLPALSEQGFPNLGKLPISIRIVLESLLRNNDGLKVTEKDINNLASYNAAVPGEYEIPFVVARIVLQDFTGVPLLVDLAAMRSAVHGMGLDAKMIEPLVPVDLVVDHSVQVDYAGTAASLEKNLDLEFHRNRERYEFLKWGEQAFDTFKVVPPGIGIVHQVNLEYLAKCVLEKNGVYYPDTLVGTDSHTTMINGLGVVGWGVGGIEAEAGMLGQPVTFLVPEVVGVYLTGELQTGVTATDLVLLVTEILRKTKVVGKFVEFYGPGAKALSLPDRATIANMAPEYGATMGFFGIDEVTTGYLAGTGRSAELCATVENYYKAQGLWGIPTVKDALQFTQVVEMDLSSVKPGVAGPKRPQDRIDVDNLKAKWGELLAAPVAEGGFAKTESKTAVVHVNSKDGVADKIGHGSILIAAITSCTNTSNPSVMLAAGLLAKKANAYGLKVNPSVKTSLGPGSRVVTDYLTKTGLQEELDKLGFQTVGYGCTTCIGNSGPLDSGIEDVVKAEDIVAASVLSGNRNFEARVHQSVKANFLMSPPLVVAYALAGTVDIDLATEPVGKTPKGEPVFLADIWPSGQEITDAMTSSLKPDVFQRLYTGFSDQNPKWNEIKSSTGDVYEWDRESTYIQEPPFFEGFSPAPRDIVEIHGARPLGIFADSVTTDHISPAGAIKMDSPAGRYLREKGVGFADFNSYGSRRGNDRVMTRGTFANVRIKNLMVPGIEGGVTSIGGETKAIYDAAAIYQEDTIPTIIIGGEDYGMGSSRDWAAKGTNLLGVKAVITKSFERIHRSNLVGMGVLPCNFVNKEDYDKIKDLADAIFDLTGIDNDLKPMQTATLQVHPSTGESFDVPVIVRIDTPVEKDYYRAGGILPYVLAQILD; encoded by the coding sequence ATGGACACTCTCAGGACTTTCAAGACCGGCTCAGGAGTCGAAGGCAGGTTCCACTCCCTCCCCGCGCTCTCCGAACAAGGTTTCCCTAACCTTGGCAAGCTGCCGATTTCCATCCGGATCGTTCTCGAATCCCTTCTCCGCAACAACGACGGCCTCAAGGTCACCGAAAAAGACATCAACAACCTGGCGAGCTACAACGCCGCGGTACCCGGTGAGTATGAAATCCCGTTCGTCGTCGCCCGCATCGTCCTCCAGGATTTCACCGGAGTTCCTCTTCTTGTCGATCTCGCCGCCATGCGCTCCGCCGTCCATGGCATGGGCCTGGATGCGAAGATGATCGAACCGCTCGTTCCCGTGGATCTCGTCGTGGACCACTCGGTGCAGGTCGATTACGCGGGCACGGCCGCATCCCTTGAAAAGAACCTGGATCTGGAATTCCACCGCAACCGCGAGCGCTACGAGTTCTTGAAATGGGGCGAACAAGCCTTCGACACCTTCAAGGTCGTTCCTCCCGGCATCGGCATCGTCCACCAGGTGAATCTCGAGTATCTCGCCAAGTGCGTGCTTGAGAAAAACGGAGTTTACTACCCGGACACCCTCGTCGGCACCGACTCCCACACCACCATGATCAACGGCCTCGGCGTCGTCGGATGGGGCGTGGGCGGCATCGAGGCGGAGGCCGGCATGCTGGGCCAGCCAGTCACCTTCCTCGTCCCGGAAGTCGTTGGAGTCTACCTCACCGGAGAACTCCAGACCGGCGTGACCGCCACCGACCTCGTGCTTCTCGTCACCGAAATCCTGCGGAAAACCAAGGTCGTCGGCAAATTCGTCGAATTTTACGGCCCCGGTGCCAAGGCGCTCAGCCTTCCCGACCGCGCCACCATCGCCAACATGGCACCGGAATACGGCGCCACCATGGGCTTCTTCGGCATCGATGAGGTCACCACCGGCTACCTCGCGGGCACGGGCCGTTCCGCGGAACTCTGCGCCACCGTCGAAAACTACTACAAAGCCCAGGGGCTGTGGGGCATCCCGACCGTAAAGGACGCGCTCCAATTCACCCAGGTTGTCGAAATGGACCTCTCCTCCGTGAAACCCGGCGTCGCCGGACCGAAGCGTCCGCAGGACCGTATCGATGTGGACAACCTCAAGGCCAAATGGGGAGAACTTCTCGCCGCTCCTGTCGCGGAGGGTGGTTTCGCCAAAACCGAATCCAAGACCGCCGTCGTCCACGTGAACAGCAAGGATGGCGTCGCTGACAAGATCGGCCACGGTTCCATCCTCATCGCAGCCATCACCAGTTGCACGAACACCTCGAACCCCAGCGTCATGCTGGCCGCCGGCCTCCTCGCCAAGAAGGCCAACGCCTACGGTCTCAAGGTGAACCCGTCCGTCAAGACTTCGCTCGGACCCGGTTCCCGCGTGGTCACCGACTATCTCACCAAGACCGGCCTGCAGGAGGAACTCGACAAACTCGGCTTCCAGACAGTCGGCTACGGTTGCACCACCTGTATCGGAAACTCCGGCCCGTTGGACTCCGGCATTGAAGACGTTGTGAAAGCCGAGGACATCGTCGCCGCCTCAGTGCTCTCAGGCAACCGCAACTTCGAGGCCCGTGTCCACCAGTCGGTGAAAGCGAACTTCCTCATGTCCCCACCCCTCGTGGTTGCCTACGCCCTCGCAGGCACGGTGGACATCGACCTCGCCACCGAGCCCGTGGGCAAAACGCCGAAGGGCGAGCCGGTGTTCCTCGCCGACATCTGGCCATCCGGGCAGGAAATCACCGACGCGATGACCTCCTCGCTCAAACCGGACGTTTTCCAACGCCTCTACACCGGATTTTCCGACCAAAATCCGAAGTGGAACGAAATCAAGTCCTCCACCGGCGACGTCTACGAGTGGGATCGCGAATCAACCTATATCCAGGAACCTCCGTTCTTCGAAGGCTTCAGCCCCGCCCCGCGTGACATCGTGGAAATCCATGGCGCCCGGCCTCTCGGTATTTTCGCGGACTCCGTCACCACGGACCACATCTCGCCCGCCGGAGCCATCAAGATGGACAGTCCCGCCGGACGCTACCTCAGGGAAAAGGGCGTCGGATTCGCGGACTTCAACTCCTATGGCTCACGCCGGGGCAACGACCGCGTCATGACACGCGGTACCTTCGCCAACGTCCGCATCAAGAACCTCATGGTTCCCGGCATCGAGGGCGGTGTCACCAGCATCGGAGGCGAAACCAAGGCCATCTACGACGCCGCCGCCATCTATCAGGAAGACACCATCCCCACCATCATCATCGGTGGCGAGGATTACGGCATGGGCTCCTCACGCGACTGGGCGGCGAAAGGCACCAACCTCCTCGGGGTGAAGGCCGTCATCACCAAGTCCTTCGAGCGCATCCACCGCTCGAACCTCGTCGGCATGGGCGTCCTGCCCTGCAACTTCGTCAACAAGGAAGACTACGACAAAATCAAGGACCTCGCCGACGCCATATTCGATCTCACCGGCATCGACAACGACCTCAAACCCATGCAGACCGCGACCCTTCAGGTCCACCCGTCGACCGGCGAGAGTTTCGACGTCCCCGTCATCGTCCGCATCGATACTCCGGTCGAAAAAGACTACTATCGCGCGGGAGGCATCCTTCCCTACGTGCTGGCCCAGATTCTCGACTGA
- a CDS encoding M23 family metallopeptidase — MFRTLVSLLSLATVTAAAPIDLRLPTENHHLFTGEMDRFYMYVDRNFEGQQTKPWEAGSFGLVRTAIRVNGEVLLTKFHEGIDISPVKRDKAGNPLDLVSSIADGRVVYVSPIAGRSNYGKYVVIEHSWENSQIISLYAHLAEITAKPGDEVKAGSVIGRMGYTGAGIDRTRAHCHLEIGMLMSSRYMEWHQQFGGGTNYHGLFNGMNICGADAARFFLDHKANPELQFSQYIASTPVYFKVAVPAKETPPEFVKRYPWIVKGDTQGAASWEISFSATGLPLAFERSQRDVTVPVVTSVRPSTVPQRYMTRNLISGEGNKATLTNGGRQLVSLLTDDFPHTP; from the coding sequence ATGTTCCGCACGCTTGTTTCCCTGCTTTCCCTGGCCACGGTCACGGCCGCAGCCCCCATCGACCTCCGCCTGCCCACCGAGAACCACCACCTTTTCACCGGTGAGATGGACCGCTTCTACATGTATGTGGACCGGAATTTCGAAGGGCAGCAGACGAAGCCTTGGGAGGCGGGATCGTTCGGCCTCGTGCGCACGGCCATCCGCGTGAATGGCGAGGTGCTGCTGACGAAATTCCACGAAGGAATCGACATTTCCCCGGTGAAACGGGACAAGGCGGGCAATCCGCTGGACCTGGTCTCCAGCATCGCGGACGGGCGCGTGGTTTACGTGAGTCCCATCGCGGGGCGCAGCAATTACGGAAAATACGTCGTCATCGAGCACTCGTGGGAGAACTCCCAGATAATCTCGCTCTACGCCCACCTGGCGGAAATCACCGCGAAGCCGGGAGACGAGGTGAAGGCGGGCTCCGTCATCGGCCGCATGGGCTACACCGGCGCGGGGATCGACCGCACGCGGGCACACTGCCACCTGGAAATCGGCATGCTCATGAGCTCGCGCTACATGGAGTGGCACCAGCAATTCGGCGGAGGCACGAACTACCACGGACTTTTCAACGGCATGAACATCTGCGGGGCGGACGCGGCGCGGTTTTTCCTCGACCACAAGGCGAATCCCGAGCTCCAGTTCAGCCAGTATATCGCCTCCACGCCGGTCTATTTCAAGGTGGCCGTGCCGGCGAAGGAAACCCCGCCGGAGTTCGTGAAACGCTACCCATGGATTGTCAAAGGCGACACACAGGGCGCCGCTTCGTGGGAAATCAGCTTCAGCGCCACCGGCCTGCCGCTCGCCTTCGAGCGGAGCCAGCGCGACGTGACCGTGCCGGTCGTGACATCCGTCCGCCCGTCCACCGTGCCACAACGCTACATGACCCGGAACCTCATTTCCGGAGAGGGCAACAAGGCCACCCTCACCAACGGCGGCAGGCAGCTCGTCTCGCTGCTGACCGATGATTTTCCCCATACCCCCTGA
- a CDS encoding LysE family translocator produces MTPALELLAFAGVMALGQFSPGPDMILLTRTALKLGARAGVEMALGIACGLTFHSVIAVAGVALALERSAVLRVALHWLAAAYLAWLAIGIGREIFRKEESQETVVADTSRGPFVRGLLCNLLNPKAAIFLAAVSAPFLKGARPDWWPVTICGIVVVQGCVLWSLWAVLLQWGPLRIAYGKSVKWIDGAFAVVLIGLALRLVWG; encoded by the coding sequence ATGACTCCGGCTCTCGAGCTGCTGGCGTTCGCCGGGGTGATGGCGCTGGGGCAGTTCAGCCCGGGACCGGACATGATCCTGCTGACCCGGACGGCACTTAAGCTCGGAGCCCGGGCGGGGGTGGAAATGGCCCTTGGAATCGCCTGCGGGCTCACTTTTCACTCGGTGATTGCGGTGGCCGGTGTCGCTTTGGCGCTGGAACGGTCTGCGGTGCTGCGGGTCGCGTTGCATTGGCTGGCGGCGGCGTATCTGGCTTGGCTGGCGATCGGGATCGGCAGGGAAATTTTCCGCAAGGAGGAGTCGCAGGAGACGGTGGTGGCGGATACGTCGCGTGGGCCGTTCGTGCGGGGATTGCTGTGCAACCTGCTGAATCCGAAGGCGGCGATTTTCCTCGCGGCGGTGAGCGCCCCCTTTCTCAAGGGGGCGCGGCCCGACTGGTGGCCGGTGACCATCTGCGGAATCGTGGTGGTGCAGGGCTGCGTGCTTTGGTCGCTATGGGCGGTGCTCCTGCAATGGGGGCCGCTGCGGATCGCCTACGGAAAATCGGTGAAATGGATCGATGGGGCGTTCGCCGTCGTCCTCATCGGGCTGGCGTTGCGGCTGGTTTGGGGATGA